One Prinia subflava isolate CZ2003 ecotype Zambia chromosome 8, Cam_Psub_1.2, whole genome shotgun sequence DNA window includes the following coding sequences:
- the RPL36 gene encoding large ribosomal subunit protein eL36, which translates to MAIRYPMAVGLNKGYKVTKNVSKPRQCRRRGRLTKHTKFVRDMIREVCGFAPYERRAMELLKVSKDKRALKFIKKRVGTHIRAKRKREELSNVLAAMRKAAAKKD; encoded by the exons ATGGCCATCCGCTACCCCATGGCCGTGGGCCTTAACAAGGGCTACAAGGTGACCAAGAACGTGTCCAAGCCCCGGCAGTGTCGCCGCCGCGGG cGCCTGACCAAACACACCAAGTTTGTGCGAGACATGATCAGGGAGGTCTGTGGCTTTGCACCCTATGAGCGACGTGCAATGGAGTTGCTGAAAGTGTCCAAGGACAAACGTGCTTTGAAGTTCATCAAGAAGCGG GTCGGCACTCACATTCGGGCCAAGAGGAAGCGGGAGGAACTCAGTAATGTCCTTGCAGCCATGAGGAAAGCTGCTGCAAAGAAGGATTGA